The Fusarium keratoplasticum isolate Fu6.1 chromosome 8, whole genome shotgun sequence genome includes a region encoding these proteins:
- a CDS encoding Zn(2)-C6 fungal-type domain-containing protein: protein MDASISVPASQEAQTSEQSQSQTPQESATQPGSGDKPYHSKRPHKKSRTGCKNCKMRKVKCDEARPVCRSCRLRKADCVYPNPPASSSISSNEPPTSPSASSVSSVTQRAVSPDVVSISSGDDMVEETGSLVSQPLFRSGQMDNADMKLLWFYTSATSASFSIDDGRFNPVSEILKTRMVQVAFENPFLMDSLFALASLHMQSLNQECDPSRALAYRARSFEGYRRAVEQARPETYPALIANSLLLTALSSQNFRDDDSKELYIIDWMIVWRGIGLVIDLMGVERLFDSGLYALFSRPPIDLEKATGAIPNNLLFMVTSIKADDPDFTDIDTYYETLKYLGSLYHNMNDGISPVMLLRIITWFTFVPRHFIQLARERRPRALVILAYYSAFLKLTKVVWWLKNVGDRSLNDLCQYLGPEWQHLLIVPQMARLVDTDIGIARVLFENPNWVPSTPSNLRIDPTAAITLLDDEGRRVEWTPSEKKLVLLDPRKDNTMDEWKNDPELWKPAD, encoded by the coding sequence ATGGATGCTTCAATCTCAGTCCCGgcttctcaagaagctcaGACATCCGAACAATCTCAGTCACAAACTCCGCAGGAGTCAGCAACACAACCGGGGTCCGGGGATAAACCCTATCACTCCAAACGCCCTCACAAAAAGTCTCGGACAGGGTGCAAAAACTGTAAAATGCGAAAAGTGAAATGCGACGAAGCTAGGCCGGTCTGTCGCTCGTGCCGGCTACGCAAGGCTGACTGTGTCTATCCCAACCCtccagcctcatcttcaatCTCAAGCAATGAACCTCCAACCTCTCCTTCAGCCTCGAGTGTCTCGTCTGTCACTCAGCGTGCTGTGTCGCCGGATGTCGTCTCTATATCATCTGGTGATGACATGGTCGAGGAGACTGGGTCCCTGGTATCACAACCACTCTTCCGTTCTGGTCAAATGGACAATGCCGACATGAAGCTCCTATGGTTCTATACCAGCGCAACTAGTGCTTCATTCTCCATCGATGATGGCCGTTTCAACCCCGTCAgcgagatcctcaagacccGCATGGTTCAAGTCGCCTTCGAGAATCCCTTCCTCATGGACTCCCTCTTCGCCCTCGCCAGTCTTCACATGCAGAGCCTCAACCAGGAGTGCGATCCTTCCCGCGCCCTCGCGTATCGCGCTCGTTCTTTCGAAGGTTATCGCCGTGCTGTCGAGCAAGCTCGTCCAGAGACATATCCcgccctcatcgccaactccCTCCTCCTAACTGCCCTCTCCTCTCAAAACTTCCGAGATGACGACTCGAAAGAGTTGTACATTATCGACTGGATGATTGTCTGGCGCGGCATCGGCCTTGTCATTGACCTCATGGGGGTTGAGAGACTCTTTGACTCTGGTCTCTATGCCCTCTTCTCTCGCCCGCCCATAGACCTCGAAAAGGCCACCGGTGCAATACCCAACAACCTTCTCTTCATGGTTACCTCaatcaaggccgacgacCCAGATTTTACTGACATCGACACTTACTATGAGACGCTCAAGTACCTGGGTTCTCTCTATCACAATATGAACGACGGCATCAGTCCCGTCATGCTACTACGCATCATTACCTGGTTCACCTTCGTCCCTCGTCATTTCATCCAACTCGCCCGTGAGCGCCGTCCCCGAgccctcgtcatcctcgcctACTACTCCGCCTTTCTCAAGCTCACCAAAGTGGTCTGGTGGCTCAAGAACGTTGGCGATCGCTCCTTAAACGACCTTTGCCAGTACCTCGGCCCAGAGTGGCAGCATCTCCTGATAGTGCCGCAGATGGCCCGCCTAGTCGACACAGACATAGGGATTGCAAGAGTACTGTTTGAGAACCCTAACTGGGTGCCTAGCACGCCCAGCAACCTCCGCATAGATCCTACAGCCGCCATTACGTTGCTGGACGACGAGGGGCGGCGAGTTGAGTGGACACCTTCCGAGAAGAAACTTGTTCTCCTAGATCCTAGGAAAGACAACACAATGGATGAGTGGAAAAATGATCCCGAGCTGTGGAAGCCAGCAGATTGA
- a CDS encoding ATP synthase subunit beta, with translation MFKSGISSFARAARPAVLPRRALRPASFRLPISSRWASTASVGTGKIHQVIGAVVDVKFDGAKLPAILNSLETQNNGQKLVLEVSQHLGENVVRCIAMDGTEGLVRGAPAVDTGAPITIPVGPQTLGRIMNVTGDPIDERGPIKSDKRLPIHQEAPEFVEQSTSAEILVTGIKVVDLLAPYARGGKIGLFGGAGVGKTVFIQELINNIAKAHGGYSVFTGVGERTREGNDLYHEMQETSVIQLDGDSKVALVFGQMNEPPGARARVALTGLTIAEYFRDEEGQDVLLFIDNIFRFTQAGSEVSALLGRIPSAVGYQPTLAVDMGGMQERITTTKKGSITSVQAVYVPADDLTDPAPATTFAHLDATTVLSRGISELGIYPAVDPLDSKSRMLDPRVVGQEHYDTATRVQQILQEYKSLQDIIAILGMDELSEADKLTVERARKIQRFLSQPFTVAQVFTGIEGALVDLKETINSFKAILNGEGDSLPEGAFYMVGDFASAKAKGEKILAELENN, from the exons ATGTTCAAGAG CGGCATTTCCTCCTTCGCCCGCGCGGCTCGCCCGGCCGTCCTCCCTCGACGTGCCCTCCGACCTGCCTCTTTCCGACTCCCCATCAGCAGCCGATGGGCGAGCACTGCCAGCGTTGGCACCGGCAAGATTCACCAG GTCATCGGTGCCGTCGTCGACG TCAAGTTCGATGGCGCTAAGCTCCCCGCCATTCTCAACTCTCTTGAGACTCAGAACAATGGCCAGAAGCTCGTGCTCGAGGTTTCC caacatctTGGTGAGAACGTCGTCCGATGCATTGCCATGGACGGTACCGAGGGTCTCGTCCGAGGTGCTCCCGCTGTCGACACCGGTgctcccatcaccatccccgTCGGTCCCCAGACCCTCGGCCGTATCATGAACGTCACTGGTGACCCCATTGACGAGCGTGGTCCCATCAAGTCTGACAAGCGCCTGCCCATTCACCAAGAAGCCCCCGAGTTCGTCGAGCAGTCCACTTCCGCTGAGATTCTCGTCACTGGTATCAAGGTCGTCGATCTTCTTGCCCCCTACGCCCGTGGTGGAAAGATTGGTCTCTTCGGTGGTGCCGGTGTCGGCAAGACTGTGTTCATTcaggagctcatcaacaacatcgccaaggctCACGGTGGTTACTCCGTCTTCACCGGTGTCGGTGAGCGAACCCGTGAGGGTAACGATCTGTACCACGAAATGCAGGAGACCTCCGTCATTCAGCTCGACGGTGACTCTAAGGTCGCCCTGGTCTTCGGTCAGATGAACGAGCCCCCAGGTGCCCGTGCCCGTGTCGCCCTTACTGGTTTGACCATTGCCGAGTACTTCCGAGACGAGGAGGGTCAGGATG TGCTGCTCTTCATTGACAACATTTTCCGATTCACCCAGGCCGGTTCCGAGGTGTCTGCCCTTCTGGGTCGTATCCCCTCTGCCGTCGGTTACCAGCCCACTCTTGCCGTCGACATGGGTGGTATGCAGGAGCgtatcaccaccaccaagaagggTTCCATTACTTCCGTCCAGGCCGTCTACGTCCCTGCTGACGATTTGACTGATCCTGCCCCCGCCACCACCTTCGCTCACTTGGACGCCACCACTGTCTTGTCCCGTGGTATCTCCGAGTTGGGTATCTACCCCGCTGTCGACCCTCTCGACTCCAAGTCCCGTATGCTCGACCCCCGAGTTGTCGGTCAGGAGCACTACGACACCGCTACCCGCGTCCAGCAGATCCTCCAGGAGTACAAGTCTCTCCAGGATATCATTGCCATTCTTGGTATGGACGAGTTGTCGGAGGCTGACAAGCTTACCGTCGAGCGTGCCCGTAAGATCCAGCGTTTCCTGAGCCAGCCCTTCACTGTCGCCCAGGTTTTCACTGGTATTGAGGGTGCTCTGGTCGACCTCAAGGAGACCATCAActccttcaaggccatccttAACGGTGAGGGCGACAGCCTTCCCGAGGGTGCCTTCTACATGGTCGGTGACTTCGCctcggccaaggccaagggtgaGAAGATTCTGGCTGAGCTGGAGAACAACTAA
- a CDS encoding Oxoglutarate dehydrogenase, translated as MLRNSLCRASSQLLRGARCSAASSSASISTVSARTSSWKLAASRRPLALAARRGYATSATSSPPDPNDNFLSGSTASYIDEMYMQWRQDPESVHVSWQIYFKNMESGEMPISQAFQPPPNLVPNMTGGVPRLSGGLEAGSDVTNHLKVQLLVRAYQARGHHTAKIDPLGIRGTNDAKGFANIKPKELTLEHYQFTEKDLDTEYTLGPGILPRFKRDGREKMTLREIVDACERIYCGSFGVEFIHIPDREKCDWLRERLEVPTPFKYSVDEKRRVLDRLIWSSSFESFLATKYPNDKRFGLEGCETLVPGMKALIDRSVDYGVKDIVIGMPHRGRLNVLSNVVRKPNESIFSEFAGTTGAEDEGSGDVKYHLGMNFERPTPSGKRVQLSLVANPSHLEAEDPVVLGKTRAIQHYNNDESTHRTAMSVLLHGDAAFAAQGIVYECLGFHSLPAFSTGGTIHLVVNNQIGFTTDPRFARSTAYCTDIAKAIDAPVFHVNADDVEAVNFVCQLAADWRAEFQHDVVIDLNCYRKHGHNETDQPSFTQPLMYKRITGKEPQIDIYVNKLIEEGSFTKEDIDEHKQWVWGMLEESFTKSKDYTPTSKEWTTSAWNGFKSPKELATEVLATNETAVKPQTLEHIGEAIGSVPEGFQVHRNLKRILTNRTKSVVEGKNIDMSTAEALAFGSLVTEGYHVRVSGQDVERGTFSQRHAVFHDQETEDTYTPLQHLSQDQGKFVISNSSLSEFGALGFEYGYSLSSPHALVMWEAQFGDFANNAQCIIDQFIASGEVKWMQRTGLVMSLPHGYDGQGPEHSSGRLERYLQLSNEDPREFPTGEKLVRQHQDCNMQIAYMTSPANLFHILRRQMHRQYRKPLIIFFSKSLLRHPLARSDIEEFTGENAGFQWIIPDPEHETGVLKPREEIDRVILCSGQVWAALHKYRAENNIDNVAFTRIEQLNPFPWQQLKENLDQYPNAKTIVWAQEEPLNAGAWSFTQPRIETLLNNTEHHNRKHVMYAGRNPSASVATGLKQVHTKEEQEFLKMAFTVKQDKLKGE; from the exons ATGTTGAGGAATTCGCTCTGCAGAGCTAGCTCCCAGCTCCTCCGCGGTGCTAGATGCTCCGCTGCCTCGTCTtctgcctccatctcgaccgtCTCGGCTCGCACTTCATCATGGAAGCTTGCTGCCTCCCGCCGGCCTCTGGCCCTCGCTGCTCGTCGCGGCTATGCGACCAGCGCCACCTCGTCGCCTCCCGACCCCAACGATAACTTCCTCTCCGGGAGCACCGCCAGCTACATCGACGAGATGTACATGCAGTGGAGACAGGACCCTGAGAGCGTCCACGTCTCTTGGCAGATCTACTTCAAGAACATGGAGAGCGGCGAGATGCCCATCTCCCAGGCCTTCCAGCCTCCTCCTAACCTGGTCCCTAACATGACCGGTGGTGTTCCCCGTCTCTCTGGCGGCCTCGAGGCTGGCTCCGATGTCACCAACCATCTCAAGGTCCAGCTTCTCGTCCGCGCCTACCAGGCCCGTGGTCACCACACCGCAAAGATCGATCCCCTCGGCATTCGAGGTACCAATGACGCCAAGGGCtttgccaacatcaagcccaaggagctgACCCTCGAGCACTACCAATTCACCGAGAAGGATCTTGACACCGAGTACACCCTTGGCCCTGGTATCCTGCCTCGCTTCAAGCGCGACGGTCGCGAGAAGATGACCCTCCGCGAGATCGTTGATGCTTGCGAGAGAATCTACTGCGGCTCCTTCGGTGTCGAGTTCATCCACATTCCTGACCGTGAGAAGTGCGACTGGCTTCGCGAGCGTCTCGAGGTCCCTACCCCTTTCAAGTACTCGGTTGACGAGAAGCGCCGTGTTCTGGACCGTCTCATCTGGAGTTCCAGCTTCGAGTCTTTCCTGGCCACCAAGTACCCCAACGACAAGCGATTCGGTCTCGAGGGTTGCGAAACCCTTGTTCCCGGTATGAAGGCTCTGATTGACCGCAGCGTCGACTATGGTGTGAAGGATATTGTCATTGGTATGCCCCACCGTGGTCGTCTCAACGTTCTCTCCAACGTCGTCCGGAAACCCAACGAGTCCATCTTCAGCGAGTTCGCTGGTACGACAggtgccgaggatgagggctCCGGTGATGTCAAGTACCATCTCGGTATGAACTTCGAGCGACCTACTCCCTCTGGCAAGCGTGTCCAGCTCTCTCTGGTCGCCAACCCTTCGCATCTGGAGGCTGAGGACCCCGTCGTCCTGGGCAAGACCCGCGCCATCCAGCACTACAACAACGACGAGTCGACTCACCGCACCGCCATGAGCGTTCTGCTCCACGGTGATGCTGCTTTTGCTGCTCAGGGTATCGTCTACGAGTGTCTCGGCTTCCACTCTCTCCCCGCCTTCTCCACCGGCGGTACCATCCACCTCGTCGTCAACAACCAGATTGGTTTCACCACCGATCCTCGATTCGCCCGCTCTACCGCCTACTGTACGGATatcgccaaggccatcgaTGCCCCCGTCTTCCACGTCAACGCCGATGATGTCGAGGCTGTCAACTTCGTCTGCCAGCTTGCCGCCGATTGGCGCGCCGAGTTCCAGCACGATGTCGTCATCGACCTCAACTGCTACCGAAAGCACGGCCACAACGAGACCGATCAGCCTTCCTTCACCCAGCCTCTCATGTACAAGCGCATCACCGGCAAGGAGCCCCAAATCGACATCTATGTCAACAAGCTGATCGAGGAGGGTTccttcaccaaggaggacatTGATGAGCACAAGCAGTGGGTTTGGGGCATGCTCGAGGAGAGCTTCACTAAGTCCAAGGACTACACTCCCACCTCCAAGGAGTGGACCACCTCTGCCTGGAACGGCTTCAAGTCTCCCAAGGAGCTTGCCACCGAGGTCCTCGCCACCAACGAGACTGCCGTCAAGCCCCAGACTCTGGAGCACATTGGTGAGGCTATTGGAAGCGTTCCCGAGGGCTTCCAGGTTCACCGCAACCTGAAGCGAATTCTCACCAACCGAACCAAGTCTGTTGTTGAGGGTAAGAACATCGACATGTCCACTGCTGAGGCTCTGGCCTTTGGTTCTCTCGTCACTGAGGGTTACCATGTCCGTGTCTCCGGTCAGGATGTCGAGCGTGGTACCTTTTCTCAGCGCCACGCTGTGTTCCACGACCAGGAGACCGAGGACACCTACACTCCCCTCCAGCACCTGAGCCAGGACCAGGGCAAGTtcgtcatctccaactcgtCCCTGAGTGAGTTCGGTGCTCTTGGCTTCGAGTACGGTTACTCTCTGTCGTCTCCCCATGCCCTCGTCATGTGGGAGGCCCAGTTCGGTGACTTTGCCAACAACGCTCAGTGCATCATTGACCAGTTCATCGCCTCTGGTGAGGTCAAGTGGATGCAGCGAACTGGTCTCGTCATGTCTCTACCCCACGGTTATGACGGTCAGGGCCCTGAGCACTCTTCCGGTCGTCTCGAGCGATACCTCCAGCTCAGCAACGAGGATCCCCGAGAGTTCCCTACTGGCGAGAAGCTCGTGCGCCAGCACCAGGACTGCAACATGCAGATTGCCTACATGACCTCTCCCGCCAACCTGTTCCACATTCTTCGCCGACAGATGCACCGACAGTACCGAAAGC ctctcatcatcttcttctccaagtcCCTGCTCCGACACCCTCTGGCCCGCAGCGACATCGAGGAGTTCACTGGCGAGAACGCTGGCTTCCAGTGGATCATCCCCGACCCTGAGCACGAGACTGGCGTTCTCAAGCCTCGTGAGGAGATTGACCGAGTCATTCTCTGCAGTGGTCAGGTCTGGGCCGCTCTCCACAAGTACCGTGCCGAGAACAACATCGACAACGTCGCCTTCACCCGCATTGAGCAGCTGAACCCCTTCCCCTGGCAacagctcaaggagaacctTGACCAGTACCCCaacgccaagaccatcgTCTGGGCCCAGGAGGAGCCTCTCAACGCCGGTGCTTGGAGCTTCACTCAGCCTCGCATTGAGACCCTGCTCAACAACACTGAGCACCACAACCGCAAGCACGTCATGTACGCCGGCCGCAACCCCAGCGCGTCGGTGGCTACCGGTCTCAAGCAGGTGcacaccaaggaggagcaggagttCCTCAAGATGGCTTTCACTGTGAAGcaggacaagctcaagggcgagTAA